Proteins from a single region of Macaca thibetana thibetana isolate TM-01 chromosome 4, ASM2454274v1, whole genome shotgun sequence:
- the MARCKS gene encoding myristoylated alanine-rich C-kinase substrate isoform X2 gives MENGHVKVNGDASPAAAESGAKEELQANGSAPAADKEEPAAAGSGAASPSAAEKDEPAAAAPEAGASPVEKEAPAEGEAAEPGSPTAAEGEAASAASSTSSPKAEDGATPSPSNETPKKKKKRFSFKKSFKLSGFSFKKNKKEAGEGGEAEAPAAEGGKDEAAGGAAAAAAEAGAASGEQAAAPGEEAAAGEEGAAGGDPQEAKPEEAAVAPEKPPASDETKAAEEPSKVEEKKAEEAGASAAACEAPSAAGPGAPPEQEAAPAEEPAVAAASSACAAPSQEAQPECSPEAPPAEAAE, from the exons ATG GAGAATGGCCACGTGAAGGTAAACGGCGACGCTTCGCCCGCGGCCGCCGAGTCGGGCGCCAAGGAGGAGCTGCAAGCCAACGGCAGCGCCCCGGCCGCCGACAAGGAGGAGCCCGCGGCAGCCGGGAGTGGGGCGGCGTCGCCCTCCGCAGCCGAGAAAGATGAgccggccgccgccgcccccgAGGCCGGGGCCAGCCCGGTAGAGAAGGAGGCCCCCGCGGAGGGCGAGGCTGCCGAGCCCGGCTCGCCCACGGCCGCGGAGGGAGAGGCCGCGTCGGCCGCCTCCTCGACGTCTTCGCCCAAGGCCGAGGATGGGGCCACGCCCTCGCCCAGCAACGAGAccccgaaaaaaaaaaagaagcgctTTTCCTTCAAGAAGTCTTTCAAGCTGAGCGGCTTCTCCTTCAAGAAGAACAAGAAGGAGGCTGGAGAAGGCGGTGAGGCTGAGGCGCCCGCTGCCGAAGGCGGCAAGGACGAGGCCGCCGGGGGCGCCGCTGCGGCCGCCGCCGAGGCGGGCGCGGCCTCCGGGGAGCAGGCAGCGGCGCCGGGCGAGGAGGCGGCAGCTGGCGAGGAGGGGGCGGCGGGTGGCGACCCGCAGGAGGCCAAGCCCGAGGAGGCTGCTGTCGCGCCAGAGAAGCCACCCGCCAGCGACGAGACCAAGGCCGCCGAGGAGCCCAGCAAGGTAGAGGAGAAGAAGGCCGAGGAGGCCGGGGCCAGCGCCGCCGCCTGCGAGGCCCCCTCGGCCGCCGGGCCCGGCGCGCCCCCGGAGCAGGAGGCCGCCCCCGCAGAGGAGCCCGCGGTCGCCGCCGCCTCGTCAGCCTGCGCAGCCCCCTCACAGGAGGCCCAGCCCGAGTGCAGTCCGGAAGCCCCCCCAGCGGAGGCGGCAGAGTAA
- the MARCKS gene encoding myristoylated alanine-rich C-kinase substrate isoform X1 has protein sequence MGAQFSKTAAKGEAAAERPGEAAVASSPSKANGQENGHVKVNGDASPAAAESGAKEELQANGSAPAADKEEPAAAGSGAASPSAAEKDEPAAAAPEAGASPVEKEAPAEGEAAEPGSPTAAEGEAASAASSTSSPKAEDGATPSPSNETPKKKKKRFSFKKSFKLSGFSFKKNKKEAGEGGEAEAPAAEGGKDEAAGGAAAAAAEAGAASGEQAAAPGEEAAAGEEGAAGGDPQEAKPEEAAVAPEKPPASDETKAAEEPSKVEEKKAEEAGASAAACEAPSAAGPGAPPEQEAAPAEEPAVAAASSACAAPSQEAQPECSPEAPPAEAAE, from the exons ATGGGTGCCCAGTTCTCCAAGACCGCAGCGAAGGGAGAAGCCGCCGCGGAGAGGCCCGGGGAGGCGGCTGTGGCCTCGTCGCCTTCCAAAGCGAACGGGCAG GAGAATGGCCACGTGAAGGTAAACGGCGACGCTTCGCCCGCGGCCGCCGAGTCGGGCGCCAAGGAGGAGCTGCAAGCCAACGGCAGCGCCCCGGCCGCCGACAAGGAGGAGCCCGCGGCAGCCGGGAGTGGGGCGGCGTCGCCCTCCGCAGCCGAGAAAGATGAgccggccgccgccgcccccgAGGCCGGGGCCAGCCCGGTAGAGAAGGAGGCCCCCGCGGAGGGCGAGGCTGCCGAGCCCGGCTCGCCCACGGCCGCGGAGGGAGAGGCCGCGTCGGCCGCCTCCTCGACGTCTTCGCCCAAGGCCGAGGATGGGGCCACGCCCTCGCCCAGCAACGAGAccccgaaaaaaaaaaagaagcgctTTTCCTTCAAGAAGTCTTTCAAGCTGAGCGGCTTCTCCTTCAAGAAGAACAAGAAGGAGGCTGGAGAAGGCGGTGAGGCTGAGGCGCCCGCTGCCGAAGGCGGCAAGGACGAGGCCGCCGGGGGCGCCGCTGCGGCCGCCGCCGAGGCGGGCGCGGCCTCCGGGGAGCAGGCAGCGGCGCCGGGCGAGGAGGCGGCAGCTGGCGAGGAGGGGGCGGCGGGTGGCGACCCGCAGGAGGCCAAGCCCGAGGAGGCTGCTGTCGCGCCAGAGAAGCCACCCGCCAGCGACGAGACCAAGGCCGCCGAGGAGCCCAGCAAGGTAGAGGAGAAGAAGGCCGAGGAGGCCGGGGCCAGCGCCGCCGCCTGCGAGGCCCCCTCGGCCGCCGGGCCCGGCGCGCCCCCGGAGCAGGAGGCCGCCCCCGCAGAGGAGCCCGCGGTCGCCGCCGCCTCGTCAGCCTGCGCAGCCCCCTCACAGGAGGCCCAGCCCGAGTGCAGTCCGGAAGCCCCCCCAGCGGAGGCGGCAGAGTAA